A single window of Gossypium hirsutum isolate 1008001.06 chromosome A10, Gossypium_hirsutum_v2.1, whole genome shotgun sequence DNA harbors:
- the LOC121207558 gene encoding probable adenylate kinase 1, chloroplastic, with protein sequence MAVLSRCSRAVTAATTPNAAAAKFSYLIRALSPFSSSSSSSSTFDADNGLNSRIKPAVLGTLNREPKDRNVQWVFLGCPGVGKGTYASRLSDLLGIPHIATGDLVRDELASSGPLSSQLKEIVNQGKLVSDEIIIDLLSKRLEAGEAKGESGFILDGFPRTVRQAEILEGVTDIDLVINLKLREEALLAKCLGRRICSECGGNYNVACIDIKAENGKPGMYMAPLPPPPQCASKLITRADDTEEVVKQRLRIYQAMTLPVEDYYRSRGKLLEFDLPGGVRESWPKLLHALNLEDEEHKQSAAA encoded by the exons ATGGCCGTTCTTAGCCGTTGCTCCAGAGCTGTTACGGCTGCGACAACGCCGAATGCGGCCGCTGCAAAATTCTCTTACTTAATTCGAGCTctctctcctttttcttcttcttcttcttcttcttcgactTTCGATGCCGATAATGGCCTCAACAGTCGTATTAAACCAGCCGTTTTAGGAACTTTGAACAGAGAACCGAAGGATAGAAATGTCCAGTGGGTATTTTTAGGGTGTCCTGGCGTTGGCAAAGGGACGTATGCTTCACGGTTGTCGGATCTTCTCGGTATTCCTCACATCGCCACCGGTGATCTTGTCCGGGATGAGCTCGCTTCCTCTGGTCCCCTTTCTTCTCAG CTAAAGGAGATTGTTAACCAGGGCAAATTAGTTTCAGATGAAATTATAATAGATTTACTTTCCAAACGTCTTGAAGCAGGAGAAGCTAAGGGTGAATCAGGGTTCATTCTTGATGGTTTTCCTCGGACAGTAAGACAGGCG GAAATATTAGAGGGGGTGACAGACATTGACTTAGTGATTAACCTGAAGCTTCGGGaagaagcattgcttgcaaaATGTCTTGGAAGAAGAATCTGTAGTGAGTGTGGGGGGAACTATAATGTGGCTTGTATCGATATCAAGGCAGAGAATGGGAAGCCTGGGATGTACATGGCTCCACTTCCTCCCCCTCCTCAATGTGCATCCAAGCTTATTACTCGAGCAGATGATACTGAAGAAGTTGTTAAGCAACGGCTCCGCATATACCAGGCGATG ACTCTACCTGTAGAGGATTACTACCGCAGTCGTGGGAAGCTGTTAGAATTTGATCTTCCTGGAGGAGTCCGAGAATCATGGCCAAAGTTGCTCCATGCTTTGAATCTTGAAGATGAAGAGCACAAACAGTCTGCAGCTGCATGA